The Candidatus Bathyarchaeota archaeon genome segment GAATTTGAGCAAGTGAGTAGTCCTTTACAAAATGATAAATTATGTATTAGATGCATGTGCATTTATAACAGGCATTAATCCATCCTCTATTGAAGGCAGAGTTTATTCAGTTCCAGCAATTGCTGAAGAGCTTCCCCCAGGAAGCATGGCTTTTTTACGATTCAATACTTCCCAAGAAGCTGGCCATTTAACTGTAATAGCTCCCTCGTCAGATTATTTAGAGAGAATAGTTAAGACCTCTAAGGAGTTAGGAGAAGCCAAAGCACTATCTAAAGCTGATCTACAAGTAATTGCATTAGCTCTAGAGTTAAAATCTAAAGAGCAAAACCCAACAATAGTAACTGATGATTATGCCATTCAAAATGTTGCCGAGCATTTAAAACTTAACTATTCTTCATTGGCAACATTGGGTATAGTATATGAATTTAATTGGACACTATATTGCCCTGCATGTTTCAAAGAATATTCTCAAGAATATATGCTATTGACTTGTGAAATTTGTGGTACTAAACTTAAGAGAAAAGTGATAAAAAAGTTGGACAAACATAAAAGCGATTAACAGTTAATGGATTTCTTCTAAATATTCAACTTTGAAATCTGTTTCAAAACATACTCTCTTATTTTATCAACTTTTTGTGTTTCTTCTACTATTTTTCCATTCTTTATCAAAGGTTTAAGCATCGACACTGTGCCTTTTTTACAACTGGGACACTTTGGTGAATTCTCCTTTTCTGGCTGAACGATGTCTATAAGGCAATTTGGGCACCTCCAAACCTGTTTCTTCCCTCCAAGTTTACCTCTTTTTGCTGATAATCTCCCCTCAACTTCTACTATGTCCATCGCGAAATCTATAGTTGGTGAATTGCTGATTGATGTCCCTACTCCAAATCCATAAACTCCAGCATCAATTAGCGGTTGAATATTATCCTCATCCAATCCACCAGAGACAAAGATTTTCACATCTTTAAAACCTCTTATATCTAGCTCCCATCTAACTTCCCGAATTATGTCTACAAAGTCTCCTCTCCTTGATGATGGAGTGTCTAACCTAACTCCATGAAGTTTCTTCTTGAGGGCTTCTGCAGCTAATATCGCTTCTGTTTTTTCATCATAGTAAGTGTCAATAAGTGCTATTCTCGGGACTTTTTCTGATATTGCTTCATCGAAGGCTTTCCATGCTTTCACTTGGTCTTCAAACATAATAATCAATGCATGTGGCATGGTCCCCGTAGGTTCTTTTCCTATAGCTTTTGCTCCAGAAAGACTAGATACTCCATCTAGACCACCTATGAATGACGCTCGATCGATCATTGGAGATAAAGCTGGATGTATTCTACGGATACCAAAAGAGATAACCAAAGCATCGCCCGCTACTTTTTTAACTCTTGCAGATTTAGTTGCAACACCAGACGATTGGCAGATCAAACCTAATAGCGGTGTTTCGAGAGTGCAGAAATCACTGTATTTTCCTTCAATTGTAATTACAGGTTCACGAAAATTCCTATAATCTTGTGGATAAAAGATGGAACCTTCAGGCATAGAGTAAACATCTACAGGGACAT includes the following:
- a CDS encoding nicotinate phosphoribosyltransferase yields the protein MKDFHIASDDEIKKGDTTDVYFVRTKEILEKKGLDEVKVTVEITASCLPNDWSWGVLCGIEEIRTLFKDVPVDVYSMPEGSIFYPQDYRNFREPVITIEGKYSDFCTLETPLLGLICQSSGVATKSARVKKVAGDALVISFGIRRIHPALSPMIDRASFIGGLDGVSSLSGAKAIGKEPTGTMPHALIIMFEDQVKAWKAFDEAISEKVPRIALIDTYYDEKTEAILAAEALKKKLHGVRLDTPSSRRGDFVDIIREVRWELDIRGFKDVKIFVSGGLDEDNIQPLIDAGVYGFGVGTSISNSPTIDFAMDIVEVEGRLSAKRGKLGGKKQVWRCPNCLIDIVQPEKENSPKCPSCKKGTVSMLKPLIKNGKIVEETQKVDKIREYVLKQISKLNI